One part of the Nitrospinota bacterium genome encodes these proteins:
- a CDS encoding DUF2283 domain-containing protein has translation MKLTYDPRYNIAYFCFHEKPGTVKTIQVSEDLNVDIGPDGSVYGIELLNANEQLMAEDEGKLIVINEAAGGKKEIVFDR, from the coding sequence ATGAAACTAACCTATGATCCCCGTTATAACATTGCGTATTTTTGCTTCCATGAAAAACCTGGGACCGTCAAGACCATACAGGTAAGCGAAGACCTGAACGTTGACATCGGCCCGGACGGCTCCGTTTACGGTATAGAATTGCTCAACGCCAACGAACAGTTGATGGCCGAAGACGAGGGGAAGCTTATCGTGATCAACGAGGCGGCTGGCGGAAAAAAAGAAATTGTTTTTGACAGGTGA
- the truA gene encoding tRNA pseudouridine(38-40) synthase TruA, translating to MTLTRRIRVDFQYLGANYAGWQWQDNALSIQQVAEEALSKIVNHTVRFTASGRTDAGVHAIRQPAHVEVETRMDDNSIMRAMNALLPPDIAVTSVETVPGGWHARFSAKEKTYRYDILNTKVRSVFLHGRAWLVHSPLDIEAMRRGAECLVGEHDFSSFRSSGCSAKSPVRTVFKVQLTRDSDLISFTVTANGFLKQMVRNIVGTLVEAGRGKISPERVKQMLEARDRTAAGPCAPPEGLYLVDVVY from the coding sequence GTGACTTTGACCCGCCGCATCCGTGTTGATTTCCAGTACCTCGGCGCAAACTACGCCGGGTGGCAGTGGCAGGACAACGCGCTTTCCATCCAGCAGGTGGCCGAAGAGGCGCTATCGAAAATCGTCAACCACACCGTCCGTTTCACCGCTTCTGGCAGGACGGACGCCGGTGTCCACGCAATCCGCCAGCCTGCGCATGTGGAGGTGGAAACGAGGATGGACGACAACTCGATCATGCGCGCCATGAACGCGCTGTTGCCGCCGGACATTGCGGTGACGAGCGTGGAAACTGTTCCCGGCGGCTGGCACGCGCGATTCTCGGCGAAAGAAAAAACTTACCGCTACGACATTCTAAACACGAAGGTCCGCTCTGTGTTCCTGCATGGCAGGGCATGGCTCGTTCATTCTCCGTTGGACATCGAAGCCATGCGCCGTGGGGCCGAATGTCTCGTCGGCGAGCATGATTTCTCGTCGTTCCGCTCCTCCGGCTGTTCGGCCAAGAGCCCTGTGCGGACGGTTTTCAAAGTTCAACTCACGCGCGATAGTGATTTAATAAGTTTCACTGTCACCGCCAACGGTTTTTTAAAGCAGATGGTGCGAAATATCGTGGGGACGCTCGTGGAAGCCGGGCGTGGCAAGATATCCCCGGAGCGGGTGAAACAGATGCTCGAAGCGCGGGACAGGACCGCCGCGGGCCCCTGCGCCCCGCCGGAAGGGCTTTACCTTGTGGACGTGGTCTATTAG